Genomic segment of Agrobacterium larrymoorei:
AGTTGAAATCAAGCCTACCCCAGCACCGCTCTCCATCGTGAAGCCTGAGCCGGTGGAAACGTCGGAGCCCGTCATCAGTCAGGAAAGCGCTGTCGATTTCTTAGACGCCGCCCGCGAGCGTGTTCTACCGACCTACCGCGCAACGCCCCCGGTTACAGCCACCGCCACACCCAAATCGGAGCCACTCGCCCCAAGCGATAACGGCCCTGTTTTCGGTGACCAGTTGACCAGCGATTTCGAAAGCTTTCTGGAAGCCGAGATTGCCAAAAATAACAATGCCGACGCCCCTGCCATTGATCTTGACCCTGCTCCTCAGGACGGCCAGCCAGAGCCGAAACTCTCTGACGCGCCCGGCAAGACAGCCGATCAGGATGTGCAAAGGGAAATGGCGCGTATCTTCGGCGAAATGTCGGTCACGCGGGATCGGTGAATGAAAACAAAAAAGGCCGTCTTTCAGGCGGCTTTTTACAGCGATCTCAATAATACGTAGCCTAACAGATTGTCGCGAGACCCGCAGGTGTTTCAATCACGGCGCTATACCGGAGGCGTTCTCCCCAAGTGACTTTGGGCGGATCAATGATGCCGATTTCCTTATACAGTTTCTCAACCCACGGCACATCTGGATGCTGTACTTCCAAGCTCATCAAAGACATTCCATGGTCGGGCATAGAATGTGCTGGATTTCCCCTCGGACCCCAATCCATCACACATGGTGCCGCTCCACCACAGGGAAGCGAGCCATCCTCCGTGACGGCGAAAAGCCACTGAGGATCCCCTCTGGAAACGCGCTGCTGCCGCCCGAACTTATCGGCATGCTGGGTCAGCACCCCAGCAAGGTCGTCCGTCCGCGTGACCCAGCCTCTGAGGCGTCGTCCAGCATCCCATTCCGATTGAACAGTGGCACGATCATCCAGACCAAACCAGCGAGGCCTGCCCGGCGGATCGGCTTCAGGATCAACCGCAATCACTTCCAGGAAAACGTCAGTTCCAAGGCGCAGGAGAAGGTTATGGGTTCCCATCTGCGGATGCTTGCCGCCGTAGGGCATGTCTATACCCAACGTCTCTTTGACATAGGCAGCACCAGCTTCCAGAGATGGGGCGATGAGGGCAACGTGGTCCAGCTTCAGCATTTCAACCCGCAACTCCAGTAGCAAAAAAGGCCGCATCGCTGCGACCTTCTCTTTAATTCACGTAAGCACAGATCAAACCAACCGGCTCCGCTCAAGCGCAGCTTCAATGAAGCTGGCGAAGAGTGGGTGGGGGTCGAGCGGGCGGCTCTTGAGTTCCGGGTGGTACTGAACGCCGATGAACCATGGGTGATCCGGGTATTCCACCGTTTCCGGCAGAAGGCCATCCGGGGACATGCCGGAGAAGACGAGGCCGCAGTTTTCCAGACGGTCCTTGTATTCCACGTTCACTTCATAGCGGTGGCGGTGGCGTTCGGAGATATCCGTCGAGCCGTAGATTTCGGCAATCTTGGTGTCTTTCTTGAGCGCGGCCTTGTAAGCGCCAAGGCGCATCGTGCCGCCGAGGTCGCCCTTGGAGTTGCGCTTCTCGAGCTCGTTGCCTTTCACCCATTCGGTCATCAGGCCAACGACAGGTTCCTGCGTCGGGCCGAATTCGGTGGAGGATGCCTTCTCGATGCCAGCAAGATGACGCGCCGCTTCCACGACCGCCATCTGCATGCCGAAGCAGATGCCGAAATACGGAACCTGACGTTCGCGCGCGAACTGTGCCGCACGGATCTTGCCTTCCGAACCGCGCTCGCCGAAGCCGCCAGGAACCAGAATGGCGTTGACCTTTTCGAGATACGGCGCTGGATCTTCCTTTTCGAAGACTTCCGACTCAATCCATTCAAGCTTGACCTTCACGCGGTTGGCAATGCCACCGTGATGAAGCGCTTCGATGAGAGACTTATATGCATCCTTGAGGCCGGTATATTTGCCAACGATTGCGATCGTAACTTCGCCTTCCGGCGTGTGGATACGATCGCAAACCTCTTCCCACTGCTCCAGACGTGGCTTTGGCGCAGGCTCGATGCCGAATGCTGCCAAAACCTCGTTGTCCAGACCTTCCTTGTGGTATGCCATCGGAACATCGTAGATATTCGCGACATCCAGAGCCTGAATGACGGCGGATTCGCGCACGTTGCAGAACAGCGAAAGCTTGCGGCGTTCCGCATCCGGGATTTCCCGGTCTGCGCGCACCAACAGGATATCAGGGTGGATACCCAGCGCCTGCAATTCCTTGACGGAATGCTGGGTCGGCTTGGTCTTGAGTTCGCCCGCTGCCGGAATGTATGGCATCAGTGTCAGATGAACGAAGATGGCCGTGCCGCGTGGCAGGTCGTTCTTGGCCTGACGGATGGCTTCCATGAAGGGCATCGCCTCGATGTCGCCCACGGTGCCGCCGATTTCGCAGATAACGAAATCATAGTCTTCATTGCCTTCAGTCACGAAATTCTTGATTTCGTTCGTGACGTGCGGAATGACCTGAACCGTCGCGCCGAGATAATCGCCGCGGCGTTCCTTATCGATGATGTTCTTGTAAATGCGACCCGTGGTGATGTTGTCCGTCTTAGTCGCGGAACGCCCCGTAAAGCGTTCGTAGTGACCGAGATCGAGGTCCGTCTCTGCGCCATCATCGGTTACGAAAACCTCACCGTGCTGGGTGGGGCTCATCGTGCCGGGGTCGACATTGAGATAGGGGTCAAGTTTGCGAAGCCGCACCCGATATCCACGGGACTGCAACAACGCTCCGAGTGCTGCGGCCGCAATGCCCTTCCCAAGGGAAGAGACCACGCCGCCTGTGATGAATACATATCGCGCCATGGGATTCACCGGTTACCTTTTTACGATTGATTCCGCCAGCCAAAACTTTGCCTTTCCCCAAATTCGTTGTTGGCGAACCTGAAGAGCGGCTGACTGGAATGCGAACAAAAGAAAACCGGCAGGCTTTTGGCCTGCCGGAGATTTATGCGTTTGACTGACTTACTGTCCGGTCGGGACGCCAGTCGAGTTGGCCGGAGCCTGTGGCTGGGCCGGTGCTGGCGTTGCAGCGCCACCTTCAGCCGGTGCTGCTGGCGTCGTCGTTGCCGGAGCCTGCGTCGCAGGTGCTTCGTTGGCAGCGCCGTTCTGAGCAGGCGCCTGGCCTGCCGGAGCAGCTGGCGTCGTAGAAGATGGTCCGAGCGTATCCAGAATGCCGTTACCCTGACCCTGCGTTGCCGGAATGCGGTCCAGAATATCGGTCGGGCGCGATTCGTAACGGGTCAGAAGACCGAGGCCGAGGGATGTCGCGAAGAACAGGGCCGCGAGGATAGCCGTCGTGCGGGTCAGCGCATTGGCCGTACCGCGTGCGGACATGAAGCCCGAACCGCCGCCAATACCGAGG
This window contains:
- the secG gene encoding preprotein translocase subunit SecG, translating into MQNVLIVIHLMIVLALVGVVLIQRSEGGGLGIGGGSGFMSARGTANALTRTTAILAALFFATSLGLGLLTRYESRPTDILDRIPATQGQGNGILDTLGPSSTTPAAPAGQAPAQNGAANEAPATQAPATTTPAAPAEGGAATPAPAQPQAPANSTGVPTGQ
- a CDS encoding CTP synthase; this translates as MARYVFITGGVVSSLGKGIAAAALGALLQSRGYRVRLRKLDPYLNVDPGTMSPTQHGEVFVTDDGAETDLDLGHYERFTGRSATKTDNITTGRIYKNIIDKERRGDYLGATVQVIPHVTNEIKNFVTEGNEDYDFVICEIGGTVGDIEAMPFMEAIRQAKNDLPRGTAIFVHLTLMPYIPAAGELKTKPTQHSVKELQALGIHPDILLVRADREIPDAERRKLSLFCNVRESAVIQALDVANIYDVPMAYHKEGLDNEVLAAFGIEPAPKPRLEQWEEVCDRIHTPEGEVTIAIVGKYTGLKDAYKSLIEALHHGGIANRVKVKLEWIESEVFEKEDPAPYLEKVNAILVPGGFGERGSEGKIRAAQFARERQVPYFGICFGMQMAVVEAARHLAGIEKASSTEFGPTQEPVVGLMTEWVKGNELEKRNSKGDLGGTMRLGAYKAALKKDTKIAEIYGSTDISERHRHRYEVNVEYKDRLENCGLVFSGMSPDGLLPETVEYPDHPWFIGVQYHPELKSRPLDPHPLFASFIEAALERSRLV
- a CDS encoding VOC family protein, whose product is MLKLDHVALIAPSLEAGAAYVKETLGIDMPYGGKHPQMGTHNLLLRLGTDVFLEVIAVDPEADPPGRPRWFGLDDRATVQSEWDAGRRLRGWVTRTDDLAGVLTQHADKFGRQQRVSRGDPQWLFAVTEDGSLPCGGAAPCVMDWGPRGNPAHSMPDHGMSLMSLEVQHPDVPWVEKLYKEIGIIDPPKVTWGERLRYSAVIETPAGLATIC